A single region of the Biomphalaria glabrata chromosome 15, xgBioGlab47.1, whole genome shotgun sequence genome encodes:
- the LOC106060995 gene encoding inactive ubiquitin carboxyl-terminal hydrolase MINDY-4B-like: MDNASDPLLTERDKLTRLLSFLDIETKIGPGNEPKRQSSFPIQGRRSLAASFDGSIVDHPIPTLSPPLVTQRLQTFYVDSWPAITVKRGDTIIFPNTPRKSSSNTLGGIPITLDTAVELRSIVYGSPMHSFSKDWQKATLKFYLLDSPFPFGIETSKCGARGLALCVQGFMLKHLIFDREYKSSVLQEAGVLKPTAFERRRALAGAVCEMLWQAGDRRKCCVCLKQQEPCFGPDYRYRPDSITEKLHLFEFKKFEDLHNFIKRHLEEFQTEHGNGCILFLYSLVLSRTIPKIREEIKVKPGFKLKLLSDMEDPTQSLINLALTGSATPHLHNGELLYDDKGNLLPHPVHGIQTRSQIGFMFWDKGEDPEKRTEVGSMLKTPKNPIWVSKVNGQFGLLFSLNPDLVSDWRVENKFTMWYYTGLLSQLKPTVLSIETRVGRPRPKTGLQRREEENKIPPLENCIMTKWYGADVKWNGTVPFV, translated from the exons AACCAGACTTCTAAGTTTTCTGGATATTGAAACTAAAATTGGCCCTGGCAATGAACCAAAA AGACAGTCCAGTTTCCCTATACAAGGAAGA AGAAGTCTTGCTGCTAGTTTTGATGGCTCTATCGTTGATCATCCCATACCTACATTGTCGCCTCCCTTGGTTACTCAAAGACTTCAGACATTTTACGTTGACAGTTGGCCTGCAATCACAGTTAAACGTG gCGACACAATCATTTTCCCAAACACCCCAAGAAAATCTTCGTCCAATACATTGGGTGGCATTCCAATCACGTTAGATACTGCCGTg GAACTACGGTCAATAGTCTATGGTTCTCCCATGCATTCCTTCTCTAAAGATTGGCAAAAGGCAACACTCAAATTTTACTTGTTAGATAGTCCTTTTCCTTTTGGCATTGAAACTTCAAAG TGTGGTGCTCGTGGACTGGCGCTGTGTGTTCAAGGCTTCatgttaaaacatttaatttttgacAGAGAGTACAAGTCATCTGTCTTACAAGAAGCTGG AGTTTTAAAACCAACTGCATTTGAACGAAGAAGAGCTCTGGCTGGTGCTGTATGTGAAATGTTGTGGCAGGCAGGAGACAGACGGAAATGCTGCGTATGTTTGAAACAACAGGAGCCTTGCTTCGGCCCTGACTACAGATACAGGCCAGACTCCATCACAGAAAAG CTTCACCTGTTTGAATTcaagaagtttgaagatttaCACAATTTTATCAAGCGACATCTCGAAGAG TTTCAAACAGAACATGGCAATGGCTGTATTTTGTTTCTCTACAGTTTGGTTTTGTCTAGAACAATTCCCAA gattCGGGAAGAGATCAAGGTCAAACCAGGCTTCAAATTAAAACTGTTGTCTGATATGGAGGATCCAACTCAGAGTTTGATCAATTTAGCCTTGACTGGCTCAGCCACACCTCATTTACATAATGGAGAACTCTTATATGATGATAAAGGAAATTTattg cctCACCCAGTTCATGGGATACAAACCAGAAGTCAAATTGGGTTTATGTTTTGGGATAAAGGTGAAGACCCAGAGAAAAGAACAGAG GTAGGATCTATGTTGAAGACTCCCAAAAATCCAATATGGGTGTCGAAGGTCAATGGCCAGTTTGGACTATTGTTCAGTTTGAACCCAGACTTGGTGAGTGACTGGCGTGTGGAGAACAAATTTACTATGTGGTACTATACAGGACTACTGTCGCAGCTCAAGCCAACTGTTTTGTCCATTG aAACCAGAGTTGGTCGCCCACGGCCTAAAACTGGACTTCAAAGGAgggaagaagaaaataaaattcctCCACTAGAAAACTGCATAATGACCAA ATGGTACGGAGCAGATGTGAAATGGAATGGAACTGTACCATTTGTGTAG